From a single Nitrogeniibacter mangrovi genomic region:
- the hslO gene encoding Hsp33 family molecular chaperone HslO: MLKDTSFVQRFLFEELDIRGAVVQLNDAWRAMIQDRHYAAPVRTVLGEMAAITAIMTGNLKQPGRLTFQLQGHGPLNLLVVDCTETLNIRGYAKGDAVPEVAPLPAMVGDGRLLLTYEVNDQLQPYQSYVPIEGDTMAAVFEHYLALSEQQPATLLLACNGDAAAGLFLQKLPDADEKDADGWARITQLAATARPDELLTLDTETLLTRLFHEEHVRLFDARPVTHHWPMDPEKVESMLLSLGRGEVEAIIAEHGVVEIHDDLSNHTYRYDADDVAALFAGHVPPTRH; this comes from the coding sequence ATGCTGAAGGACACGAGCTTCGTCCAGCGCTTCCTGTTCGAGGAACTGGACATCCGCGGCGCCGTGGTGCAACTGAACGACGCCTGGCGCGCCATGATCCAGGATCGCCACTACGCCGCCCCCGTGCGCACCGTGCTCGGCGAAATGGCCGCGATCACCGCCATCATGACCGGCAACCTCAAACAGCCCGGGCGGCTCACCTTTCAGCTGCAGGGCCACGGGCCGCTCAATCTGCTGGTCGTCGACTGCACCGAGACCCTCAACATCCGCGGCTACGCCAAAGGCGACGCCGTGCCGGAGGTGGCGCCCCTGCCCGCCATGGTGGGCGACGGCCGCCTGCTGCTCACCTACGAGGTGAACGACCAGCTGCAGCCCTACCAGAGCTACGTGCCGATCGAGGGCGACACCATGGCCGCGGTCTTCGAACATTACCTGGCCCTGTCCGAGCAGCAGCCTGCCACCTTGTTGCTCGCCTGCAACGGCGACGCCGCGGCGGGCCTTTTCCTGCAAAAGCTCCCCGACGCCGACGAGAAGGACGCGGACGGTTGGGCCCGCATCACCCAGCTGGCGGCGACCGCGCGGCCGGACGAGTTGCTGACCCTCGACACCGAAACCCTGCTCACGCGACTGTTTCACGAAGAGCATGTGCGCCTGTTCGATGCGCGCCCGGTGACCCATCACTGGCCGATGGACCCGGAAAAGGTCGAGAGCATGCTGCTCAGTCTCGGCCGAGGTGAAGTCGAAGCGATCATCGCCGAACACGGCGTGGTCGAGATTCACGACGATCTGTCGAACCACACCTATCGTTACGATGCGGACGACGTCGCCGCCCTGTTTGCCGGCCATGTGCCGCCGACGCGGCATTGA
- a CDS encoding DUF1178 family protein encodes MIVLNLECSRKHTFEGWFASSDAFAQQSAGKLVACPVCGCTEIQRKPSAPYVQARTVAKPPTADTSSVSRLAQLVSRMREAAATAEDVGQAFAEEARKIHYGDAPDRTIRGQATRDEVTELIDEGIGVLPVPAAKEDLH; translated from the coding sequence GTGATCGTCCTCAACCTTGAATGCAGCCGGAAACACACCTTCGAGGGCTGGTTTGCCTCGTCGGACGCATTCGCGCAGCAAAGCGCCGGCAAACTCGTCGCCTGCCCGGTCTGCGGCTGCACCGAAATCCAGCGCAAACCGAGCGCCCCTTATGTGCAGGCGCGCACCGTCGCCAAGCCGCCGACCGCCGATACTTCAAGCGTATCCCGACTGGCGCAACTGGTGTCACGAATGCGGGAGGCAGCGGCGACTGCCGAGGACGTGGGTCAGGCCTTCGCCGAAGAGGCGCGAAAAATCCATTACGGTGATGCGCCGGATCGTACGATTCGCGGCCAGGCCACCCGCGACGAGGTGACGGAACTGATCGACGAAGGAATCGGCGTCCTGCCGGTGCCGGCCGCCAAGGAAGATCTGCACTAG
- a CDS encoding D-hexose-6-phosphate mutarotase codes for MYARIEETEFQGAPVLTVATRDGAQATIALNGGQVIHWQPAGGHPWLYLSERACLDGSSAIRGGIPVCFPQFAEQGPLPKHGLVRTRPWRLIEQRSESDLVMLTLGIGSDRETEALWPHAFDLELTLGVGANRLDVELAVSNVGESALSFTAALHTYLQVHEVELARLEGLKGKPYQDKRDGGTIKVEHLDALVVDDAVDRIYTDTRRPLRLLDGGRTLSIVHEQFPDTVVWNPWVEGAATLGDMPDRDFRHMLCVEAAVAASPVTLAPDESWWGRQSLIDERL; via the coding sequence ATGTACGCTCGCATCGAGGAAACCGAATTCCAGGGCGCCCCGGTCCTGACCGTGGCCACCCGCGATGGCGCGCAGGCGACCATTGCGTTGAACGGCGGCCAGGTCATCCATTGGCAACCGGCGGGCGGTCACCCCTGGCTGTATCTGAGCGAGCGGGCCTGCCTGGACGGCTCCAGCGCCATCCGCGGCGGTATTCCGGTGTGTTTTCCGCAATTTGCCGAACAGGGTCCGCTGCCGAAACACGGCCTGGTGCGCACCCGGCCGTGGCGCCTGATCGAACAACGGTCAGAGTCGGATCTGGTGATGCTGACACTGGGCATCGGCAGCGACCGGGAGACTGAAGCCCTATGGCCTCACGCCTTCGATCTCGAACTGACGCTGGGGGTCGGGGCAAACCGGCTCGACGTGGAACTGGCGGTCTCGAATGTCGGCGAGTCCGCCCTGAGCTTTACTGCCGCGCTGCACACCTACCTGCAGGTGCACGAAGTCGAACTGGCCCGGCTCGAGGGCCTCAAGGGCAAACCGTATCAGGACAAGCGCGACGGCGGCACGATCAAGGTCGAGCACCTCGACGCCCTGGTCGTGGACGATGCGGTCGATCGCATCTACACCGATACCCGGCGGCCCCTGCGCCTGCTCGACGGCGGGCGTACCTTGAGCATCGTCCATGAACAGTTTCCCGACACCGTGGTCTGGAATCCCTGGGTCGAAGGTGCCGCCACGCTTGGCGACATGCCGGATCGCGACTTCCGTCACATGCTATGCGTCGAGGCGGCCGTGGCCGCGAGCCCGGTCACGCTCGCCCCGGACGAAAGCTGGTGGGGGCGCCAGAGCCTGATCGACGAGCGCTTGTGA
- the minD gene encoding septum site-determining protein MinD has protein sequence MTRVIVVTSGKGGVGKTTTSAAFASGLALRGFKTAVIDFDVGLRNLDLIMGCERRVVYDLVNVLNGEARLNQALIKDKHCENLFVLPASQTRDKDALTEEGVEKVLKELEHMAFDYVVCDSPAGIERGAVMALTFADEAIITTNPEVSSVRDSDRILGILQSKSKRAKEGGEPVKEHLLVTRYSPKRVEEGEMLSYKDVQELLRVDLIGVIPESESVLHASNQGTPAVHIKGSDVSEAYLDVVARFLGEERPLRFVNYEKPGILKRLFGGN, from the coding sequence GTGACCCGAGTCATCGTTGTAACGTCCGGCAAGGGCGGCGTCGGCAAGACCACCACCAGCGCGGCCTTCGCCTCCGGCCTCGCCCTGCGCGGCTTCAAGACCGCGGTCATCGACTTCGACGTCGGCCTGCGCAACCTCGATCTCATCATGGGCTGCGAACGCCGCGTCGTCTATGACCTCGTCAACGTGCTCAACGGCGAGGCACGGCTCAACCAGGCCCTGATCAAGGACAAGCACTGCGAGAACCTCTTCGTGCTGCCGGCCTCGCAGACGCGCGACAAGGATGCGCTGACCGAGGAAGGCGTCGAGAAGGTGCTCAAGGAGCTCGAACACATGGCCTTCGACTATGTGGTGTGCGACTCCCCCGCCGGTATCGAGCGCGGCGCGGTCATGGCCCTCACCTTCGCCGACGAGGCCATCATCACCACCAACCCGGAAGTGTCCTCGGTGCGCGACTCCGATCGCATCCTCGGCATCCTCCAATCCAAGTCGAAGCGCGCCAAGGAAGGCGGCGAGCCGGTCAAGGAGCACCTGCTCGTGACCCGCTACTCGCCCAAGCGCGTCGAGGAAGGCGAAATGCTGTCCTACAAGGACGTTCAGGAGCTGCTGCGGGTGGACCTCATCGGCGTCATCCCCGAGTCCGAATCCGTGCTGCATGCCTCCAACCAGGGCACACCCGCCGTGCACATCAAGGGCTCCGACGTCTCCGAGGCCTATCTCGATGTCGTGGCCCGCTTCCTCGGCGAGGAACGCCCGCTGCGTTTCGTCAATTACGAGAAACCCGGCATCCTGAAGCGCCTGTTCGGGGGGAACTGA
- a CDS encoding alkaline phosphatase family protein has protein sequence MRPRRERAYHEAFIDAHGPMFQPFLDLANSVAPRYDGHSLLNLSVALAQGVGKAGRRRFSAPPCPLLPDLSDSRIVVFILIDGMGANDVQRRGAGSFMATHQRATLTSVFPSTTASAVTTSMTGLSPAEHGLTGWFIRDDRFGGILAPLPMQRRDRVPMSGWWKLPRLFPYPSVFQRMRCRSAIVSHEHILGSPFNMRHSRGVARRYAYGTLDEMVGAIVTAVRDLGGQGGYVYAYHGDYDALAHGHGIASAQNAAHYARIDAALEDLRRRLSGAGAHLVITADHGFIDSPPERQLRLESVPEVQALLDGPLWGERRVAYCRVRRGAHAAFEAAVTTQLGDAFALVPSRRLLEAGVFGPAHRDHPRLAERVGDYALIGRENWTVYDRVPGEPDHRMIGVHGGVHPDEMLIPLVVAAC, from the coding sequence ATGCGGCCGCGGCGCGAACGTGCGTATCATGAAGCGTTCATCGACGCACACGGCCCCATGTTTCAGCCATTTCTCGATCTTGCGAATTCGGTCGCGCCCCGTTACGACGGTCACAGCCTGCTGAATCTGAGCGTCGCCCTGGCGCAAGGGGTGGGGAAGGCCGGCAGGCGCCGTTTTTCGGCGCCGCCATGCCCGTTGCTGCCGGATCTTTCGGACAGCCGGATTGTCGTCTTCATACTCATCGACGGGATGGGTGCCAACGATGTCCAGCGGCGTGGCGCCGGCAGTTTCATGGCGACCCATCAGCGTGCGACGCTCACCTCCGTGTTTCCCTCGACCACCGCCAGTGCGGTGACGACCTCCATGACCGGATTGTCCCCAGCCGAACACGGTCTTACCGGCTGGTTCATCCGTGATGATCGCTTCGGCGGCATTCTCGCCCCCCTGCCGATGCAGCGCCGGGACCGGGTACCCATGAGCGGCTGGTGGAAGTTGCCGCGGCTGTTTCCCTATCCAAGCGTGTTCCAGCGCATGCGCTGTCGCTCGGCCATCGTCAGCCACGAGCATATTCTCGGCTCCCCGTTCAACATGCGTCATTCGCGTGGCGTGGCACGCAGATATGCCTACGGAACCCTTGACGAGATGGTGGGCGCGATCGTGACCGCGGTGCGCGATCTGGGGGGGCAGGGTGGGTACGTCTACGCCTATCACGGCGACTACGACGCCCTGGCCCACGGGCACGGCATCGCCTCGGCGCAAAACGCTGCGCACTATGCGCGCATCGATGCGGCCTTGGAGGATCTGCGGCGGCGGTTGAGTGGCGCCGGCGCGCATCTTGTGATCACCGCCGACCACGGCTTCATCGACTCACCGCCGGAACGGCAGCTGCGCCTCGAGTCGGTGCCGGAGGTCCAGGCGCTGCTCGACGGTCCGCTGTGGGGCGAGCGCCGGGTGGCGTACTGTCGGGTCCGGCGTGGCGCCCATGCCGCGTTCGAGGCGGCGGTCACGACCCAGTTGGGCGACGCCTTTGCGCTGGTCCCGTCACGACGCCTGCTGGAGGCCGGCGTCTTCGGCCCTGCGCACAGGGACCATCCACGCCTTGCCGAACGGGTGGGCGACTATGCCTTGATCGGGCGCGAGAACTGGACCGTGTACGATCGTGTGCCAGGCGAGCCCGACCATCGCATGATTGGTGTCCATGGGGGTGTACACCCCGACGAAATGCTGATTCCGCTGGTGGTCGCCGCGTGCTGA
- the minC gene encoding septum site-determining protein MinC — translation MKDSAVSSRPIEFKGATLGVMTARLRDTDPMRLADAMHAMLGGMPDFFNLEAAILDFSALDAAPESVDWASLTSLLRRYRLQPVAVSHIPDAWIESARRIGLAVLDEEALRAPPSAPAEPVVAEAAPPAPAAVPAPAPAGKTLVVERPLRSGQQAYAQGGDLILLGGVSHGAEVIADGNIHCYGPLRGRAIAGAQGDADARILSTDFGPELIAIAGIFRTFEKGIPESVAGKCAQARLSSENNTQSLILAPLQTA, via the coding sequence ATGAAGGACTCCGCCGTTTCATCCAGACCGATCGAATTCAAGGGCGCGACCCTGGGCGTCATGACGGCGCGGCTGCGCGACACCGATCCGATGCGTCTGGCGGACGCCATGCACGCCATGCTCGGCGGCATGCCGGACTTCTTCAATCTCGAGGCCGCCATCCTCGATTTTTCCGCGCTCGATGCGGCCCCGGAGTCGGTGGACTGGGCCTCGCTCACCAGTTTGCTGCGCCGCTATCGGCTCCAGCCCGTGGCCGTCAGCCACATCCCCGACGCGTGGATCGAAAGCGCCAGACGCATCGGCCTCGCGGTGCTCGACGAAGAAGCGCTCCGTGCCCCGCCCAGCGCACCGGCAGAACCCGTGGTGGCCGAGGCGGCGCCGCCGGCGCCTGCCGCCGTCCCCGCACCTGCACCCGCGGGCAAGACGCTCGTCGTCGAACGTCCGCTGCGCTCGGGTCAGCAGGCCTACGCCCAGGGAGGCGATCTGATCCTGCTCGGGGGGGTCAGCCATGGCGCCGAGGTGATCGCCGACGGCAACATCCACTGCTACGGCCCGCTGCGCGGGCGCGCCATCGCCGGCGCCCAGGGCGATGCCGACGCGCGGATCCTCTCCACCGATTTCGGCCCCGAACTCATCGCCATCGCCGGCATCTTCCGCACCTTCGAAAAAGGCATCCCCGAGAGCGTCGCCGGCAAGTGTGCGCAGGCACGCCTCAGCAGCGAAAACAATACTCAATCCTTGATCCTCGCGCCGCTCCAAACAGCCTAG
- a CDS encoding DNA-3-methyladenine glycosylase I produces MTDALPRCPWCGDDPAYVAYHDNEWGVPEHDDTRLFEMLILEGAQAGLSWRTILQRREGYREAFAGFDPERIARFGEAEVQALLNNPGIVRHAGKIRATIGNAQAWLALVDREGAFVPWIWQFVDGTPQINRFAHLHEVPASTEASRAMSRALKRLGFKFVGETICYAFMQATGMVNDHLLGCHRHPQYNAERL; encoded by the coding sequence ATGACAGATGCATTGCCCCGCTGCCCCTGGTGCGGGGACGATCCCGCCTACGTGGCCTACCACGACAACGAATGGGGCGTGCCCGAGCACGACGACACACGCCTGTTCGAGATGCTGATCCTCGAGGGCGCCCAGGCCGGCCTGTCGTGGCGCACCATTCTGCAGCGCCGCGAAGGCTATCGGGAAGCCTTCGCCGGCTTCGACCCGGAACGCATCGCCCGCTTCGGCGAAGCTGAGGTCCAGGCATTGCTGAACAATCCCGGCATCGTGCGCCACGCCGGAAAGATCCGCGCCACCATCGGCAACGCGCAGGCATGGCTGGCCCTGGTGGACCGGGAAGGCGCCTTCGTCCCATGGATCTGGCAGTTCGTCGACGGCACCCCGCAGATCAACCGGTTCGCACACCTGCACGAGGTGCCGGCGAGCACGGAGGCCTCTCGCGCCATGAGTCGTGCCCTGAAGCGGCTCGGCTTCAAGTTCGTGGGCGAGACCATCTGCTACGCGTTCATGCAGGCGACCGGCATGGTCAATGACCACCTGCTCGGCTGCCATCGTCACCCCCAATACAACGCCGAGAGACTGTGA
- a CDS encoding ArsC family reductase, which produces MITIYGIRNCDTMKKAFQWLDTHGVAYAFHDYTKAGIDAQTLHAWLQRVERGVLVNTRGTTWRKLPAEQQAIDTDADAVALMTAHPSLIKRPVLVTDDAILVGFKPDDYATALGA; this is translated from the coding sequence ATGATCACGATCTACGGCATTCGCAACTGCGACACCATGAAGAAGGCCTTCCAGTGGCTCGACACCCACGGCGTGGCCTACGCGTTTCACGACTACACGAAGGCGGGCATCGACGCGCAGACGCTGCACGCCTGGCTGCAACGGGTCGAACGCGGCGTGCTGGTCAACACCCGTGGCACCACCTGGCGCAAACTGCCCGCGGAACAGCAAGCCATCGACACGGACGCCGACGCGGTCGCCCTGATGACGGCACACCCGAGCCTGATCAAACGTCCGGTTCTGGTCACCGACGACGCGATCCTCGTCGGCTTCAAGCCCGACGACTACGCCACCGCCCTGGGAGCCTGA
- the minE gene encoding cell division topological specificity factor MinE, protein MSLLSMLFGSKPKTASLAKERLQLIIAREHADAAGPDYLPELQKELIQVISKYVKVNPEDIKVQLEKQDNYEVLEVNIVLADQDG, encoded by the coding sequence ATGTCGCTGCTCAGCATGCTGTTCGGCAGCAAACCCAAAACCGCCTCGCTGGCCAAGGAGCGCCTGCAGCTCATCATCGCGCGCGAACACGCCGATGCCGCCGGGCCGGACTACCTGCCCGAGCTGCAGAAGGAACTGATCCAGGTGATCTCCAAGTACGTCAAGGTCAATCCCGAGGACATCAAGGTGCAGTTGGAAAAGCAGGACAACTACGAGGTTCTCGAGGTCAATATCGTACTGGCCGACCAGGACGGCTGA
- a CDS encoding Tex family protein encodes MPASIAHRLAEELQVAERQVAATIRLLDEGATVPFIARYRKEVTGGLDDTQLRTLDDRLGYLRELDDRRATILESIAAQGKLDDALRGQIDAADTKQRLEDLYLPYKPKRRTKAQIAREAGLAPLADALLADPTQVPDEAAIAYLNPEAGITDAKAALDGARQILVEQFSEDAELLDALRTHLSAHGRLVSQVVAGKEEDGAKFRDWFDFSEPLKSIPSHRCLALLRGRNEGVLRLSVALPDTPAPGELGPCESRIARQAGIRDQGRAADKWLLDTARWAWTVKISVHLELELMNGVRERAEEEAIAVFARNLKDLLLAAPAGPRATLGLDPGLRTGVKVAVVDATGKLLDTATIYPHEPRRDWDGAIATLAKLAKAHNVELVAIGNGTASRETDKLAAELMQRHPELKLTRVMVSEAGASVYSASQTAADEFPDLDVSLRGAVSIARRLQDPLAELVKIDPKSIGVGQYQHDVNQSRLARMLDAVVEDCVNAVGVDVNTASAALLTRISGLNRTLADNIVAHRDAHGAFADRKALKAVPRLGDKTFEQAAGFLRVMNGSNPLDASAVHPEAYPVVERILADIQRKVRDIMGDSSALKALDPKRYADERFGEPTVRDILQELDKPGRDPRPAFQTARFKDGVEKLTDLVDGMVLEGVVTNVTNFGAFVDVGVHQDGLVHISMLADRFVKDPHSVVKAGDVVKVKVLEVDPKRKRISLSMRMDAPAERKARQEAPRPDRDRPRKPPRDKARAPQGSMADALSKALRK; translated from the coding sequence ATGCCCGCTTCGATCGCACATCGCCTCGCCGAGGAACTCCAGGTGGCCGAACGTCAGGTGGCCGCCACCATCCGCCTGCTCGACGAGGGTGCCACCGTGCCCTTCATCGCCCGCTACCGCAAGGAAGTGACCGGCGGACTCGACGACACCCAGTTGCGTACCCTCGACGACCGCCTAGGCTACCTGCGCGAGCTAGACGACCGGCGCGCGACGATCCTCGAATCGATCGCCGCCCAGGGCAAGCTCGACGATGCGCTGCGTGGCCAGATCGACGCCGCCGACACCAAGCAGCGCCTCGAGGATCTGTACCTGCCCTACAAGCCCAAACGGCGCACCAAGGCACAGATCGCGCGCGAGGCGGGTCTGGCGCCGCTGGCCGACGCCCTGCTCGCCGACCCGACGCAAGTACCCGACGAGGCGGCCATCGCCTACCTCAACCCGGAGGCCGGCATCACCGACGCCAAGGCGGCCCTCGACGGCGCGCGCCAGATCCTGGTCGAACAGTTCAGTGAAGATGCCGAACTGCTCGACGCCCTGCGCACCCACCTGTCCGCCCACGGGCGGCTCGTGTCGCAGGTGGTCGCGGGCAAGGAAGAGGACGGTGCCAAGTTCCGCGACTGGTTCGATTTCTCCGAACCACTCAAGAGCATCCCCTCGCACCGGTGTCTCGCCCTGCTGCGCGGGCGCAACGAGGGCGTGCTGCGCCTGAGCGTCGCGCTGCCCGACACCCCGGCGCCCGGCGAGCTGGGGCCGTGCGAATCGCGCATCGCCCGCCAGGCCGGCATCCGCGACCAGGGCCGGGCAGCGGACAAGTGGCTGCTCGATACCGCGCGCTGGGCGTGGACGGTGAAGATCTCGGTGCACCTCGAACTCGAACTCATGAACGGGGTGCGCGAGCGCGCCGAGGAAGAGGCCATCGCGGTGTTCGCGCGCAACCTGAAGGACCTGCTGCTCGCCGCCCCCGCCGGCCCGCGCGCCACCCTCGGGCTCGATCCCGGCCTGCGCACCGGCGTCAAAGTGGCGGTCGTCGACGCCACCGGCAAGCTGCTCGACACTGCCACCATCTACCCCCATGAACCGCGGCGAGACTGGGACGGCGCCATCGCCACGCTGGCAAAGCTCGCCAAGGCCCACAACGTCGAACTGGTCGCCATCGGCAACGGCACCGCCTCGCGGGAGACCGACAAGCTCGCCGCCGAGCTGATGCAACGCCATCCGGAACTCAAGCTCACCCGGGTGATGGTCTCCGAGGCGGGCGCCTCGGTGTATTCCGCCTCGCAGACGGCCGCCGACGAATTTCCCGACCTGGACGTGAGCCTGCGCGGCGCCGTGTCCATTGCCCGGCGCCTGCAGGATCCGCTGGCCGAACTGGTGAAGATCGACCCCAAGTCCATCGGCGTGGGCCAGTACCAGCATGACGTCAACCAGAGCCGCCTGGCACGCATGCTCGATGCGGTGGTGGAGGACTGCGTGAACGCGGTCGGCGTGGATGTGAACACCGCCTCGGCCGCGCTGCTCACCCGCATCTCCGGGCTCAACCGTACCCTGGCCGACAACATCGTCGCCCATCGCGACGCCCACGGGGCCTTCGCCGACCGCAAGGCGCTCAAGGCGGTGCCGCGCCTGGGCGACAAGACCTTCGAGCAAGCCGCCGGCTTCCTGCGCGTCATGAACGGCAGCAACCCGCTGGACGCCTCCGCCGTGCACCCGGAAGCCTATCCGGTGGTCGAGCGCATCCTCGCCGACATCCAGCGCAAGGTGCGCGACATCATGGGTGATTCGAGCGCACTCAAGGCGCTGGACCCGAAACGCTATGCCGACGAACGCTTCGGCGAACCGACCGTTCGCGATATCCTGCAGGAACTGGACAAACCCGGCCGCGACCCGCGCCCGGCCTTCCAGACCGCCCGCTTCAAGGATGGCGTCGAAAAGCTCACCGACCTGGTCGACGGCATGGTGCTCGAAGGTGTGGTCACCAACGTGACCAACTTCGGCGCCTTCGTGGACGTGGGCGTGCATCAGGATGGCCTGGTGCACATCTCCATGCTCGCCGACCGCTTCGTCAAGGATCCGCATTCGGTGGTCAAGGCCGGCGACGTGGTGAAAGTGAAGGTGCTGGAGGTGGACCCGAAGCGCAAGCGCATCTCCCTGAGCATGCGCATGGACGCGCCCGCCGAGCGCAAAGCGCGACAGGAGGCCCCGCGCCCCGACCGGGATCGCCCTCGAAAGCCCCCGAGGGACAAGGCACGCGCGCCACAGGGCAGCATGGCCGATGCCCTGAGCAAGGCCCTGCGCAAATAG